Proteins co-encoded in one Pseudomonas beijingensis genomic window:
- a CDS encoding MFS transporter, which produces MTSSRAIDVAALIEGRKLSGFNYLIICVSVLITFLDGFDLLMLSHTAAYMAEEIGLDKLQLGNIFSIGLFGMMLGGFFFGYLGDRIGRRPTIILSTSAFGVLTLLFTFADSYASLLVLRFLNGFALGAMLPLCWALNIEFVPKRYRASVITIIMVGFSLGGAAAGPLTVWLAPQYGWASVFVLGGIATLLSSVLLFFTLPESVRFLVSKQKQPQTVVRILKRLDPDIDVRAGDRYFLADEIDIGRQPFRVGQLFVGKLKWITPMIWIGFGASSMAMYFLASWSPLVYQYAGFDRATASWVSSFASFSGAMAGLVLMRVVDTRGPYAVMIYPLLSLPFLLALGIGDLQGNAFIALSMVGAIFVKGSHYGITSIAGIFYPSAIRGNGAGWAASMGKFGSVCGPLLGAHVLNSGMPVVKSFAVLALCPAVLAVCAYTVARIDRRSAMEAELLNPAKPWKNFNQ; this is translated from the coding sequence ATGACGTCGTCACGTGCCATTGATGTCGCCGCCCTGATCGAGGGGCGCAAACTGTCGGGCTTCAACTATCTGATCATCTGTGTGTCGGTGCTGATCACCTTCCTCGATGGTTTCGACTTGTTGATGCTGTCCCATACCGCCGCCTATATGGCCGAGGAAATAGGCCTGGACAAACTGCAACTGGGCAACATTTTTTCCATCGGATTGTTCGGCATGATGCTGGGTGGGTTCTTTTTCGGTTATCTCGGCGACCGCATCGGTCGCCGTCCGACCATCATTCTGTCCACCAGCGCCTTTGGTGTGCTGACGCTGCTGTTCACCTTTGCCGACAGCTACGCCTCGCTGCTGGTGCTGCGTTTTCTCAACGGGTTTGCCCTGGGCGCCATGCTGCCGCTGTGTTGGGCACTGAACATCGAATTCGTGCCCAAGCGCTACCGTGCCAGCGTGATCACCATCATCATGGTCGGCTTCAGCCTGGGGGGCGCGGCGGCCGGTCCACTGACCGTATGGCTCGCGCCTCAGTACGGCTGGGCCAGCGTGTTCGTGCTGGGCGGCATCGCCACGCTGCTCTCCAGCGTCCTGTTATTCTTCACCCTGCCGGAGTCGGTGCGGTTTTTGGTGAGCAAGCAGAAGCAGCCGCAAACCGTGGTGCGCATCCTCAAGCGCCTGGATCCCGACATCGATGTGCGCGCCGGGGACCGCTATTTTCTGGCCGATGAAATCGACATCGGTCGCCAGCCATTTCGGGTCGGACAGCTGTTCGTCGGTAAACTGAAATGGATCACGCCCATGATCTGGATCGGCTTTGGCGCAAGCTCCATGGCCATGTACTTCCTCGCGTCATGGAGCCCTCTGGTGTATCAGTATGCGGGCTTCGACCGGGCGACCGCGTCCTGGGTGAGCTCCTTCGCGTCCTTCAGCGGCGCCATGGCCGGGCTGGTGCTGATGCGAGTGGTCGACACCCGGGGGCCCTATGCGGTGATGATCTACCCCCTGCTTTCATTACCCTTCCTGCTGGCGCTGGGCATTGGCGACCTGCAGGGTAACGCCTTCATTGCACTGAGCATGGTCGGCGCCATTTTCGTCAAGGGCAGTCACTACGGCATCACCAGCATCGCCGGGATTTTCTACCCCAGTGCCATTCGCGGCAACGGCGCCGGATGGGCGGCCTCCATGGGCAAGTTCGGCTCGGTATGCGGGCCGCTGCTCGGTGCCCATGTGCTCAACAGCGGCATGCCTGTCGTGAAGAGCTTCGCGGTATTGGCCCTGTGTCCTGCGGTGCTTGCCGTGTGCGCCTACACCGTGGCGCGCATCGATAGACGCTCAGCCATGGAAGCCGAGCTATTGAACCCGGCGAAACCCTGGAAGAATTTCAATCAGTAA
- a CDS encoding DUF6484 domain-containing protein has protein sequence MTVEYHFPVSPSATSVRVDGVVIGVLLDVPSADAPVVAFPCCPGETGLAARTTTPLAREDIGAQVALMFEAGNLSRPLVIGRIQRLPQTTTPAVAHLDGERLEFSAEREIVLRCGKASITLTREGKVLIRGTYLSNRSSGVNRIKGGSVQIN, from the coding sequence ATGACCGTTGAATATCATTTTCCCGTTTCCCCCTCCGCCACGTCCGTGCGCGTGGATGGCGTCGTGATTGGGGTGCTGCTGGATGTGCCCAGTGCGGATGCCCCTGTGGTGGCCTTCCCTTGCTGCCCCGGCGAAACCGGCCTCGCCGCGCGCACCACTACCCCACTCGCCCGTGAAGATATCGGCGCCCAGGTCGCGCTGATGTTCGAGGCGGGCAACCTGAGCCGACCGCTGGTGATCGGTCGCATCCAGCGCCTGCCGCAAACCACAACACCAGCCGTCGCCCACCTGGACGGCGAGCGTCTGGAGTTTTCGGCAGAGCGGGAAATCGTCCTGCGCTGCGGCAAGGCGAGCATCACCCTCACACGCGAGGGCAAGGTGCTGATTCGAGGGACCTATCTCTCGAACCGGTCCTCCGGCGTGAACCGTATCAAGGGCGGTTCGGTGCAGATCAACTAG
- a CDS encoding DUF2169 family type VI secretion system accessory protein, with amino-acid sequence MELLNASKLLAAYTQGLEPDGRESLVIVAKGTFNLPLDGRAATLADTQQPLLMADTFLGEPGLSAPLQEMDFAPVKPFCDVLVRGKAYAPGGRPVTQLAAGIRVGQMSKAFSVLGPRQWQPGLLGVSPGLPQPFTEQDISYAQAYGGSHPMAKNPDMRHCYPDNPSGCGWFPGSIDSAEVAYKPMPNTEELGKPIDSPSGDFRPMALGPLGRSWPQRARFAGTYDEAWLADCFPFLPQDFDSRYFQAAPDDQQIAYLRGGEEVLLLNLTPRERTSFRIPEMDVPVTFFLKKGGHETVQAVIDTLLIDTDSLQVQLTWRVSRPLRRNMFEIAQVLVGTMSTGWWRARELGKDYYPSLSSLVKAKQAPEEMDG; translated from the coding sequence ATGGAGCTGCTCAACGCCAGCAAACTGCTTGCTGCCTACACCCAAGGCCTGGAGCCCGATGGCCGCGAATCCCTGGTGATAGTGGCCAAAGGCACTTTCAATTTGCCGCTGGACGGCCGTGCGGCAACCCTCGCCGACACCCAGCAACCGCTGCTGATGGCCGATACCTTCCTCGGCGAGCCGGGGCTCAGCGCTCCGCTGCAGGAAATGGACTTCGCCCCGGTCAAGCCATTCTGCGATGTGCTGGTACGCGGCAAGGCCTATGCTCCAGGCGGGCGGCCCGTGACGCAGCTGGCCGCAGGCATTCGTGTCGGTCAGATGAGCAAAGCCTTTTCCGTCCTTGGCCCCCGCCAATGGCAACCGGGGCTACTGGGGGTTTCTCCCGGTTTACCGCAACCTTTTACCGAGCAGGACATCTCCTATGCCCAGGCCTACGGAGGCTCCCATCCCATGGCCAAGAATCCGGACATGCGTCATTGCTACCCGGACAATCCAAGCGGTTGCGGTTGGTTCCCAGGCAGCATCGACAGTGCTGAAGTCGCTTACAAGCCAATGCCGAATACGGAGGAACTGGGCAAGCCGATCGACAGCCCCTCCGGCGACTTCCGCCCCATGGCTCTCGGCCCCCTTGGCCGTAGCTGGCCGCAACGCGCCCGTTTCGCCGGTACTTACGACGAGGCCTGGTTGGCCGACTGCTTTCCGTTTCTGCCGCAGGATTTCGACAGCCGCTACTTTCAGGCCGCCCCTGACGATCAGCAGATTGCTTACCTGCGTGGCGGCGAGGAGGTGCTGCTGCTCAACCTCACGCCCCGGGAGCGCACGAGCTTTCGCATCCCCGAAATGGACGTGCCGGTGACCTTCTTTCTGAAAAAAGGCGGCCACGAGACCGTGCAGGCGGTCATCGACACCCTGCTGATTGATACGGATTCGCTCCAGGTGCAGCTGACCTGGCGTGTCTCCCGTCCGCTGCGACGCAATATGTTCGAGATCGCCCAGGTGCTGGTCGGCACAATGTCCACGGGGTGGTGGCGCGCCCGTGAATTGGGCAAGGATTACTACCCGTCGCTCTCCTCCCTGGTTAAAGCCAAGCAGGCGCCCGAGGAGATGGACGGGTGA
- a CDS encoding beta-ketoacyl synthase N-terminal-like domain-containing protein, producing the protein MVSAVGLSAPASCAAIRCAIDNFQETRFIDQGGEWLMAASVPLEQPWRGRTKLIKMAARAITEALQSTPGVDPEKTPLLLGVAEAERPGRLDGLDKRLLQDIEAELGLRFHPDSNIIARGRVSAAVALLNARTLIYQGGHRHVLVAGVDSFLCGPTLAAFEERERLLTSKNSNGFIPGEGAAAVVLAAPVASATPQLACIGLGFGMEKATVEAEGIPLRAEGLTQAVRAALSEAGCGLEQMDYRLTDISGEQYYFKEASLALSRTLRVRKEFFHLWHPADCIGEVGAAIGPAMLAVALAASRKGYGEGPNIFCHLGNDAGERAVALLSYQTVRAA; encoded by the coding sequence ATGGTCAGCGCTGTCGGCCTCAGCGCACCCGCGAGCTGCGCGGCGATCCGCTGCGCCATCGACAACTTCCAGGAGACCCGCTTCATCGACCAAGGTGGAGAATGGCTGATGGCCGCCAGCGTACCTCTGGAACAGCCCTGGCGCGGCCGCACCAAGCTGATCAAGATGGCCGCCCGCGCCATCACCGAAGCGTTACAGAGCACCCCCGGGGTCGACCCGGAAAAGACCCCGCTGCTGCTGGGGGTGGCCGAAGCCGAGCGTCCCGGCCGTCTGGATGGTCTCGATAAAAGACTGTTGCAGGACATCGAAGCTGAACTGGGCCTGCGCTTTCATCCGGACTCCAACATCATCGCCCGCGGCCGGGTCAGCGCCGCCGTGGCCCTGCTTAATGCACGTACGCTGATCTACCAGGGCGGCCATCGCCACGTGCTGGTCGCCGGCGTCGATTCGTTTCTGTGCGGACCAACCCTCGCAGCCTTCGAAGAACGCGAGCGTCTGCTGACCAGCAAGAACTCCAATGGTTTTATTCCCGGCGAAGGTGCTGCGGCCGTGGTACTGGCCGCCCCGGTTGCCAGCGCAACGCCGCAACTGGCTTGCATCGGCCTGGGGTTCGGCATGGAGAAGGCCACGGTGGAGGCCGAAGGCATTCCCCTGCGCGCCGAAGGCCTGACTCAAGCTGTGCGGGCGGCCCTGAGCGAAGCCGGCTGTGGGTTGGAGCAAATGGATTATCGGCTCACCGACATCTCCGGCGAGCAGTACTACTTCAAGGAAGCCTCCCTGGCCCTCAGCCGGACCCTGCGCGTGCGCAAGGAGTTCTTCCATCTCTGGCACCCGGCCGACTGCATCGGCGAAGTCGGCGCCGCCATCGGCCCGGCCATGCTCGCCGTTGCGTTGGCCGCCAGTCGCAAGGGCTACGGCGAAGGTCCGAATATCTTCTGCCACCTCGGCAACGACGCCGGCGAACGCGCCGTCGCATTGCTCAGTTACCAGACTGTGAGGGCTGCGTAA
- a CDS encoding PAAR-like domain-containing protein, whose product MANEVYANNMEVSCKAADGKSIACFPDVCFTPPQAPPTPLGVPIPYPNTGMAKDTTRGTRTVKISGKEAMLKDKSYFKTSYGDEAGNAPKKGIITGKIKGKVYFTAWSMNVKFEAENVVRNMDLTTHNHGSTSNTGPWPYQDAIAMDTAGHPCQPMANDIKTQCSGANDKSDKCCSSRKCLLMPKTPNRCCDGADGKPMTGHHLLPSNEFVAHAIRGSADATTNYKSDKAPCLCVEGHSHSKRTEHGQVGCNYTVERNAWLANPANRGKAYTLAVGCEIGAKSAVGKVNAPPGAKGCDKECLQKQLDNGHQKMELTVKPNDPLPRAKQPPAAIVLDD is encoded by the coding sequence ATGGCGAATGAGGTCTACGCCAACAATATGGAGGTTTCCTGCAAGGCGGCCGACGGCAAGTCGATTGCCTGCTTTCCGGACGTCTGCTTTACCCCGCCCCAGGCCCCACCCACCCCGCTCGGTGTGCCCATCCCCTACCCCAACACCGGCATGGCCAAGGACACCACCAGGGGCACGCGAACGGTGAAGATCAGTGGCAAGGAGGCCATGCTCAAGGACAAGAGCTATTTCAAGACAAGTTATGGGGATGAGGCTGGAAACGCTCCAAAAAAGGGGATCATCACCGGCAAGATCAAAGGGAAAGTCTATTTCACAGCCTGGTCGATGAATGTGAAGTTTGAAGCTGAAAACGTCGTGAGAAATATGGATCTGACCACCCATAACCACGGATCGACAAGCAACACCGGCCCTTGGCCTTATCAAGATGCAATTGCGATGGATACCGCTGGTCATCCTTGCCAACCAATGGCAAACGATATTAAGACCCAATGCTCTGGTGCCAATGACAAAAGCGACAAGTGTTGTAGCAGCCGAAAATGCCTGCTTATGCCGAAGACCCCGAACCGTTGTTGCGACGGCGCGGATGGCAAACCGATGACAGGCCACCACCTGCTTCCATCCAATGAGTTCGTCGCACATGCCATCCGAGGCTCCGCCGACGCAACGACGAACTATAAATCGGACAAGGCCCCCTGTCTCTGTGTGGAGGGCCATAGCCATTCAAAACGTACCGAGCATGGGCAGGTAGGGTGCAATTACACCGTCGAAAGAAATGCTTGGCTCGCTAATCCTGCCAACCGAGGCAAGGCCTATACCCTGGCCGTCGGTTGCGAGATAGGCGCGAAGTCGGCGGTTGGCAAAGTCAATGCTCCACCCGGAGCCAAAGGATGTGACAAGGAGTGCCTGCAAAAGCAGTTGGACAATGGTCACCAGAAGATGGAATTGACGGTGAAACCCAACGATCCGCTGCCCAGGGCGAAACAGCCACCAGCCGCCATAGTATTGGACGATTAA